A stretch of Bos taurus isolate L1 Dominette 01449 registration number 42190680 breed Hereford chromosome 5, ARS-UCD2.0, whole genome shotgun sequence DNA encodes these proteins:
- the ASB8 gene encoding ankyrin repeat and SOCS box protein 8 isoform X1, producing the protein MSSSMWYIMQSIQSKYSLSERLIRTIAAIRSFPHDNVEDLIRGGADVNCTHGTLKPLHCACMVSDADCVELLLEKGAEVNALDGYNRTALHYAAEKDEACVEVLLEYGANPNALDGNRDTPLHWAAFKNNAECVRALLESGASVNALDYNNDTPLSWAAMKGNLESVSILLDYGAEVRVINLKGQTPISRLVALLVRGLGTEKEDSCFELLHRAVGHFELRKNGTMPREVAKDQQLCEKLTVLCSAPGTLKTLSRYAVRRSLGLQYLPDAVKGLPLPASLKEYLLLIE; encoded by the exons ATGAGTTCCAGTATGTGGTATATTATGCAGAGCATTCAGAGCAAATACTCTCTCTCAGAGCGCTTAATCCGAACAATCGCTGCCATTCGCTCCTTCCCACACGACAATGTAGAGGACCTCATCAGAGGG GGAGCAGATGTGAACTGTACCCACGGCACACTGAAGCCCTTGCACTGTGCCTGCATGGTGTCCGATGCGGACTGTGTGGAGTTACTGCTGGAAAAGGGAGCTGAG GTGAATGCCCTGGATGGTTACAACCGAACAGCCCTCCACTATGCAGCTGAGAAAGATGAGGCTTGTGTGGAGGTCCTGTTGGAGTATGGTGCAAACCCCAATGCACTGGATGGTAACCGAGACACCCCACTTCACTGGGCAGCCTTTAAGAACAATGCTGAGTGTGTGCGGGCCCTCCTAGAGAGCGGGGCCTCTGTCAACGCCCTGGATTACAACAATGACACCCCGCTTAGCTGGGCTGCCATGAAGGGAAATCTTGAGAGCGTCAGCATCCTTCTTGATTATGGTGCAGAGGTCAGAGTCATCAACTTAAAAGGCCAGACGCCCATCTCCCGCCTGGTGGCTCTGCTAGTCAGGGGACTTGGGACAGAGAAAGAGGACTCTTGCTTTGAGCTCCTCCACAGAGCTGTTGGACACTTTGAATTAAGGAAAAATGGCACCATGCCACGAGAAGTGGCCAAAGACCAGCAGTTGTGTGAAAAGCTGACTGTTCTATGCTCAGCCCCAGGGACTCTAAAAACACTTTCTCGCTATGCTGTGCGCCGGAGCCTGGGACTCCAGTATCTGCCAGATGCCGTCAAGGGCCTGCCTCTGCCAGCTTCTCTGAAGGAATACCTGTTACTCATAGAATAG
- the PFKM gene encoding ATP-dependent 6-phosphofructokinase, muscle type: MTHEHHAAKTLGIGKAIAVLTSGGDAQGMNAAVRAVVRVGIYTGARVFFVHEGYQGLVDGGDNIREATWESVSMMLQLGGTVIGSARCKDFREREGRLRAAHNLVKRGITNLCVIGGDGSLTGADTFRSEWSDLLSDLQKSGKITAEEATKSSYLNIVGLVGSIDNDFCGTDMTIGTDSALHRIIEIVDAITTTAQSHQRTFVLEVMGRHCGYLALVTSLSCGADWVFIPECPPDDDWEEHLCRRLSETRNRGSRLNIIIVAEGAIDKNGKPITSEDIKNLVVKRLGYDTRVTVLGHVQRGGTPSAFDRILGSRMGVEAVMALLEGTPDTPACVVSLSGNQAVRLPLMECVQVTKDVTRAMDERRFDEALKLRGRSFMNNWEVYKLLAHVRPPKSKSGSHTVAVMNVGAPAAGMNAAVRSTVRIGLIQGNRMLVVHDGFEGLAKGQIEEAGWSYVGGWTGQGGSKLGTKRTLPKKSFEQISANITKFNIQGLVIIGGFEAYTGGLELMEGRKQYDELCIPFVVIPATVSNNVPGSDFSVGADTALNTICMTCDRIKQSAAGTKRRVFIIETMGGYCGYLATMAGLAAGADAAYIFEDPFTIRDLQVNVEHLVQKMKTTVKRGLVLRNEKCNENYTTDFIFNLYSEEGKGIFDSRKNVLGHMQQGGSPTPFDRNFATKMGAKAMNWMSGKIKESYRNGRIFANSPDSGCVLGMRKRALVFQPVTELKEQTDFEHRIPKEQWWLKLRPILKILAKYEIDLDTSEHAHLEHISRKRSGEANV, translated from the exons GTATGAATGCTGCTGTCAGGGCTGTGGTTCGTGTTGGCATCTATACTGGTGCCCGTGTCTTCTTTGTCCATGAG GGTTATCAAGGCCTGGTAGATGGTGGAGATAACATCCGGGAAGCCACATGGGAGAGTGTCTCGATGATGCTTCAGCTG GGAGGCACGGTGATTGGAAGCGCCCGGTGCAAGGACTTTCGGGAACGGGAAGGCCGGCTCCGAGCTGCCCACAACCTGGTGAAACGTGGGATCACCAACCTGTGTGTCATTGGGGGAGACGGCAGCCTGACTGGGGCCGACACCTTCCGCTCTGAGTGGAGTGACTTGTTGAGTGACCTCCAGAAATCAG GCAAGATTACAGCAGAGGAGGCTACCAAGTCCAGCTACCTGAACATCGTGGGGCTGGTTGGCTCAATTGACAATGACTTCTGTGGCACTGATATGACCATTGGCACCGACTCTGCCCTGCACCGGATCATAGAGATTGTAGATGCCATCACTACTACCGCTCAGAG CCACCAGAGGACCTTTGTGTTGGAGGTGATGGGCCGGCACTGTGG ATACCTGGCCCTTGTCACTTCCCTCTCCTGTGGGGCCGACTGGGTCTTTATTCCCGAGTGTCCACCAGATGACGACTGGGAGGAACACCTTTGTCGCCGGCTCAGCGAG ACAAGGAACCGTGGTTCTCGTCTCAACATCATCATCGTAGCTGAGGGTGCGATTGACAAGAATGGGAAACCAATCACCTCTGAAGACATCAAAAAC CTGGTGGTTAAGCGTCTGGGATATGACACCCGAGTCACCGTCTTGGGGCACGTGCAGCGGGGTGGGACACCGTCGGCCTTTGACAGAATCCTG GGCAGCAGGATGGGTGTGGAAGCAGTAATGGCACTTTTGGAGGGGACCCCGGACACCCCAGCCTGTGTGGTGAGCCTCTCTGGTAACCAGGCTGTGCGCCTGCCCCTCATGGAGTGTGTCCAGGTG ACCAAGGACGTGACCAGGGCCATGGATGAAAGGAGATTCGATGAGGCCTTGAAGCTGAGGGGCCG gAGCTTCATGAACAACTGGGAGGTATACAAGCTTCTGGCTCACGTCAGACCCCCAAAGTCTAAG AGTGGCTCCCACACGGTGGCCGTGATGAACGTGGGAGCGCCGGCCGCAGGCATGAACGCAGCCGTTCGCTCCACTGTGAGAATCGGCCTCATCCAGGGCAACCGAATGCTGGTGGTGCACGATGGCTTCGAGGGCCTGGCCAAGGGTCAG ATCGAGGAAGCTGGATGGAGCTACGTCGGGGGCTGGACTGGCCAAGGTGGTTCTAAACTTGGGACTAAAAG GACTCTACCCAAGAAGAGCTTTGAACAGATCAGTGCCAACATCACGAAGTTTAATATTCAGGGCCTTGTCATTATCGGGGGCTTTGAG GCTTACACGGGGGGCCTGGAGCTGATGGAAGGCAGGAAGCAGTATGATGAGCTCTGCATCCCCTTCGTGGTCATCCCTGCCACGGTCTCCAACAATGTGCCCGGCTCGGACTTCAGCGTGGGGGCTGACACTGCCCTCAACACCATCTGCATG ACGTGTGACCGCATCAAGCAGTCAGCGGCAGGCACCAAGCGCCGTGTGTTTATCATTGAAACGATGGGCGGCTACTGTGGCTACCTGGCCACCATGGCAGGCCTGGCAGCTGGGGCTGATGCTGCGTATATTTTTGAGGACCCCTTCACCATTCGAGACCTGCAG gTGAATGTGGAGCATCTGGTGCAGAAGATGAAAACGACTGTGAAGAGGGGCCTGGTGTTAAG GAACGAGAAGTGCAATGAGAACTACACCACTGACTTCATCTTCAACTTGTACTCTGAGGAGGGGAAGGGCATCTTCGACAGCAGGAAGAACGTGCTGGGCCACATGCAGCAG GGTGGGAGCCCAACTCCATTTGACAGGAATTTTGCCACTAAGATGGGTGCAAAGGCTATGAACTGGATGTCAGGGAAAATCAAAGAGAGTTACCGTAATG GGCGGATCTTTGCCAATTCCCCAGACTCGGGCTGTGTTCTGGGGATGCGTAAGAGGGCCCTGGTCTTCCAACCAGTGACTGAGTTGAAGGAACAGACGGATTTTGA GCACCGCATCCCCAAGGAGCAGTGGTGGCTGAAGCTGAGGCCCATCCTCAAGATCCTCGCCAAGTACGAGATTGACTTGGATACCTCAGAGCACGCCCACCTGGAGCACATCTCTCGGAAGCGGTCCGGAGAAGCTAACGTCTAG